A segment of the Agromyces sp. H17E-10 genome:
TCCGGGTCGAGTTGACCAACGGTCACAAGGTACTCGCGCACATCTCAGGAAAGATGCGCCAGCACTACATCCGCATCCTCCCCGAGGACCGCGTGATCGTGGAGCTGAGCCCGTACGACCTGACCCGCGGCCGCATCGTCTACCGCTACAAGTAAGGGCTGCCGGAAAGTAACGGCCCGCGGCACCCCGCGGGCACGAGGACAGCGAACCAAGAGGAACCACTGTGAAGGTCAACCCCAGCGTCAAGAAGATCTGCGACAAGTGCAAGGTCATCCGCCGCCACGGCCGCGTGATGGTCATCTGCGAGAACCCGCGCCACAAGCAGCGCCAGGGCTAGTCGCTCGACGCCGGGGCGCGCCGCGTGCGCGCCCCGCAGCACACAACTGAATACGAATCGGCACTGCCAGAACCGTTGCCGGGAGCTCGATACGGTCGCTTCGCGACCTGCTCGATCACCGGGACGGGGACACCTCGGGACGGAGGCCCGGGCACCGGCAGTGCTCCACACCTCCACTTCGAAACAGGAGAAGCCAACACATGGCACGTCTGGCAGGAGTCGACATCCCGCGCGAGAAGCGCGTGGAGATCGCACTGACGTACATCTACGGCGTCGGCCGCACTCGCGCGCTGACGACCCTCGCGGAGACCGGCATCGACGGCAACATCCGCGTGAAGGACCTCACCGACGACCAGCTCGTCGCCCTTCGTGACTACATCGAGGGCAACTTCAAGGTCGAGGGCGACCTCCGCCGCGAGGTGGCCGCCGACATCCGCCGCAAGGTCGAGATCGGCTCGTACGAGGGTCTGCGCCACCGCCGCGGCCTCCCGGTCCGCGGTCAGCGCACCAAGACCAACGCTCGCACCCGCAAGGGCCCGAAGCGCACCGTCGCCGGCAAGAAGAAGCCCGGCCGCAAGTAACCGCTCGTCGCCAGATCTAGGAGATTTCACACATGGCAGCACCCAAGGCGGCTACTCGCAAGCCGCGCAAGAAGGAAAAGAAGAACATCGCCGTGGGCCAGGCCCACATCAAGTCGACGTTCAACAACACGATCGTCTCGATCACCGACACCAACGGTGCCGTGATCAGCTGGGCCTCCTCGGGCGGCGTCGGCTTCAAGGGCTCGCGCAAGTCGACCCCGTTCGCCGCGCAGCTCGCCGCAGAGTCGGCCGCGCGCCAGGCGCAGGAGCACGGCATGAAGAAGGTCGACGTGTTCGTCAAGGGCCCCGGCTCGGGCCGTGAGACCGCGATCCGCTCGCTCCAGGCCGCAGGCCTCGAGGTCGGCAGCATCAACGACGTGACGCCGCAGGCGCACAACGGCTGCCGCCCCCCGAAGCGCCGCCGCGTCTAGTTCTCCACGCCGCGGGTCGGCCGGAACCACGGTTCCGGCCGGCCACGCGGCATCCGTTCTCTCACAACTCAAGATCCTCGACCTCGCAGGTGTCATATAGCGGACACCCTGCCGAAAGGAATCAACAGTGCTGATCGCACAGCGCCCGACGCTCACCGAAGAGAACATCTCGGAGTTCCGTTCGCGTTTCGTGATCGAGCCCCTCGAGCCGGGCTTCGGTTACACCCTCGGCAACTCGCTTCGCCGTACCCTCCTCTCCTCGATCCCCGGCGCGGCCGTGACGAGCATCCGCATCGACGGCGTGCTGCACGAGTTCTCGACGGTTCCGGGTGTGAAGGAGGACGTCACCGAGATCATCCTCAACATCAAGAACCTGGTCGTCTCCAGCGAGCACGACGAGCCCATCACCGCGTACCTCCGCAAGCAGGGCGCCGGTGAGGTCACCGCCGCCGACATCTCGGCTCCGGCCGGTGTCGAGGTGCACAACCCCGAGCTCGTCATCGCGACGCTCAACGACTCGGCGAAGTTCGAGCTCGAGCTCACGATCGAGCGCGGCCGCGGCTACGTCTCGGCCTCGCAGAACCGCAACGAGTACTCGGAGGCCGGCCAGATCCCGGTCGACTCGATCTACTCGCCGGTGCTCAAGGTCACCTACCGCGTCGAGGCCACCCGTGCCGGTGAGCGCACCGACTTCGACCGCCTCGTGGTCGACGTCGAGACGAAGCCGGCGATCTCGCCGCGCGACGCCATCGCCTCGGCCGGTCGCACGCTCACCGAGCTGTTCGGCCTCGCCCGCGAGCTCAACACCGCGGCAGAGGGCATCGAGATCGGCCCCGCGCCGGTCGACGCCGTGCTCTCGAGCGAGCTCTCGATCCCGATCGAGGACCTCGACCTGTCGGTGCGCAGCTACAACTGCCTGAAGCGCGAGGGCATCAACACGGTGTCGGAGCTCGTCGCCCTCAGCGAGTCGCAGCTCATGAACATCCGCAACTTCGGCCAGAAGTCGGTCGACGAGGTCAAGGACAAGCTCACCGAGATGGGCCTGTCGCTGAAGGACTCGGTTCCCGGCTTCGACGGCGCCCACTTCTACACGGGCTTCGACGACGAGAACTAAGCCACTGCGGCTGCCCGACCCCCTCACTACCTGGAGATAACGAACCATGCCGAAGCCCACCAAGGGCCCCCGCCTCGGAGGCGGACCCGCGCACGAGCGACTCCTGCTCGCGAACCTCGCGGCTGCGCTCTTCACGCACAAGAGCATCACCACCACCGAGACCAAGGCCAAGCGGCTCCGCCCGCTCGCCGAGCGCCTCATCACCTTCGCGAAGCGCGGCGACCTGCACGCCCGCCGTCGCGTGCTCGCCGTGATCGGCGACAAGGCCGTCGTGCACGAGCTGTTCGCGGTCATCGCCCCGCAGGTCGCCGACCGTGAGGGCGGCTACACCCGCATCACGAAG
Coding sequences within it:
- a CDS encoding DNA-directed RNA polymerase subunit alpha translates to MLIAQRPTLTEENISEFRSRFVIEPLEPGFGYTLGNSLRRTLLSSIPGAAVTSIRIDGVLHEFSTVPGVKEDVTEIILNIKNLVVSSEHDEPITAYLRKQGAGEVTAADISAPAGVEVHNPELVIATLNDSAKFELELTIERGRGYVSASQNRNEYSEAGQIPVDSIYSPVLKVTYRVEATRAGERTDFDRLVVDVETKPAISPRDAIASAGRTLTELFGLARELNTAAEGIEIGPAPVDAVLSSELSIPIEDLDLSVRSYNCLKREGINTVSELVALSESQLMNIRNFGQKSVDEVKDKLTEMGLSLKDSVPGFDGAHFYTGFDDEN
- the rpsK gene encoding 30S ribosomal protein S11 yields the protein MAAPKAATRKPRKKEKKNIAVGQAHIKSTFNNTIVSITDTNGAVISWASSGGVGFKGSRKSTPFAAQLAAESAARQAQEHGMKKVDVFVKGPGSGRETAIRSLQAAGLEVGSINDVTPQAHNGCRPPKRRRV
- the infA gene encoding translation initiation factor IF-1: MAKKDGVIEIEGSVIEALPNAMFRVELTNGHKVLAHISGKMRQHYIRILPEDRVIVELSPYDLTRGRIVYRYK
- the rpmJ gene encoding 50S ribosomal protein L36, giving the protein MKVNPSVKKICDKCKVIRRHGRVMVICENPRHKQRQG
- the rplQ gene encoding 50S ribosomal protein L17, yielding MPKPTKGPRLGGGPAHERLLLANLAAALFTHKSITTTETKAKRLRPLAERLITFAKRGDLHARRRVLAVIGDKAVVHELFAVIAPQVADREGGYTRITKIGNRKGDNAPMAVIELVLEPVVKKQRAAKPAAAPVADEAPAADETAADEVVTEAEAAVDEAAGAEASEESTEAPAEEAEAAEAK
- the rpsM gene encoding 30S ribosomal protein S13, giving the protein MARLAGVDIPREKRVEIALTYIYGVGRTRALTTLAETGIDGNIRVKDLTDDQLVALRDYIEGNFKVEGDLRREVAADIRRKVEIGSYEGLRHRRGLPVRGQRTKTNARTRKGPKRTVAGKKKPGRK